GCCGAATTGAAAGTATAACGCGACGAGGCCCGGATCGGATCCGCCAGCCTTCACCCTGGCCAGTCTTTCGTCGGTAGCCAGGCGCTCCAGCGCAAGGTCGGGTTCTACCGCGTTGATCTGAAGCTGCACCCGCCCGAAAAGTGCCTGATAATCTCGGAGATGCCGGGCATACAGTTCGGTGAAGGATTTTTGAGCCGCCGCAGCCAACCGCTGGATGCACGCAGCCTCCGGATCCGTCTCCCGGAAAGAGGTCGCCGCAGCCAAGATGAACAGCACCGAATCAGCCCCCGCAACCAGCAGGTTCTCTCCCAAAGTAGCGACCCGGCCGCCGGTGGGGATGGCGCGGAGGCCGGCCCGAAAATCAACCCCGCCTCCCCCGCAATTCCCCCGCATCATCAGGGTGTCAGCGTTCAACGCCGCAGTGCGGTCATAGTATCGTCCCCGTTTCAGACTGGCGCGGCAATGGATCCGGCCCGGCCGATCGGAGCTCAGACGGATAATCATGACTTGATCCGGTGCGCTGACAAAGATTTCCCGGGTATAGGTGACCCCTCCGCCGGAGTAAACGACTTGAACGACGGCCCGGTTCAGGTCGAGTTCGCGGTGGTACGATTCGACCGCCGCTTCCTGGCAATCATCATGGAAATAGAGATCACCCAGGGATTGATAAGGCCGGGCGCTTTCCGGAGTCCCCGCCAAGGTCAATGCGGCTAATCTTTCGGCTTCCCGAATCCGCCCCGCCAGGATGAGGCGGCGGATCTGCGGCAAATAGTTCAAAGCCTCGGGATTGTTCCGATCCCGCGGACCCCCGTACCAGACAGTGTCCTCGTTCAGCTGAATATGTTCCGTTTGGACCGCGCCGAAGACCATCCCGCCCAATCTGCCGTTGCCGATGGGCAAAGCCTCCTCCCAAGTCCGGGCCGGTTGTTTATACCATAAAGACAATGGCTTCGCCACGCTCGGCTCCATCGTTCATCTCCCTCTCCGTCTGCTTTTTTAAGGCTGGAGTTATTCACCGGGACAATACTCAAACCAGTCAAAATCCGCCGCGACCCGGTTGCCGTTCCCGCCGTTGGCGGCATACATCCCCACCAGTGTGCCGGTATGGTGTTTCCCGATAGTTATCCCTTCATCGCTTAAGAAAGAGGCATCGTCCACCCGCCCTACCATTTTCCAATTCTGCAGCTCATCGCGATAATAAAACTCCCGCAGCTGTCGGTCCACCGAAACTCTCAGGAAAAGCTGATTCCGCCGGATACTCTCGCTCTCCCCCAGACAACGGCGGATATTGTTCCGGTTTTCGATCAAGCGGACTTTTAAGCCGTTTTCATAGATCAGGCATAAGGCGATGAAGGAATAAAGCCCCCGATAACAGATGAGTCCCGCTTCTTCCCCGTTGCAGCCGGGATGAAACTCCAGTTTCAAGCCGGCGGAATAGCGATGGTGTTTTTCGCGGCGCAAGATGATATTGCGCGCTTCTTTGGAACCCGGCGCCGCATTGCCGGTGAGAATCCGCAAATAACCGGGGCGCTCCTTCAGTGACCACGCCGCGGGATCGGGGTTCCGCACAAACTGCCAATCGAAGCTCAACTTCACCGAGTCAAAGTCATCCCGAAACCGCTCCGCATAGCGGACCGCCGGAAGGCCGGGAACGGTTTGGATCGCACTCGGGCCCTTGCCCTCATTCACCAGTAGCCAGCCGTCTTCGGTCCACCGCACCGGATCCAAGGCCGTCTCCCGGCCCAAGGTGGTAAACCGGCCTTGATTGGGCCGGCCGCACAAGTAAACCATCCACCAGTCGCCTCCTTGCGTCTGAACCAGCTTGCCGTGGCCCGCCCTTTGAATCGGGGCGTCCGGATCGGTCTGGGTCAGCACCGGATTGTAGGGGCTGGGCTCATAAGGTCCGTAGAGATTCCGGGAGCGGGCCATGGTGACCCGGTGGCCGTACTCGGTGCCGCCCTCCGCTAGCATAAGATAGTAAAAACCGTCTTTCTTCAGAAGGTGGGGGCCCTCCGGCGACTTGCCGCCGGTCCCTTGCCAAAGCGTGACCGGTTCTCCCGCCGCCGCGCTGCAATCCCGGTTTAAACGGAGGAGCCTCCCCTGGTGTAACACCATATAATGCGTCCCGTCGTCATCCACGAAATGGGAGGGATCGATCCCGTCGACATCCACAAAGAGCGGTTTGGAATAAGGACCCTCCGGCCGGTCGGCGGTAAGGATCATTTGCCGCCGGATGATCTTGCGGCCGGCCTCGGCAATCTCCCCGTTCAGGCGCAGCGTGGCAAAGATATAAAACTTCCCGTTATGATAGGAGAGGTCTGGCGCCCAGACTCCGTGCGAATCATCGATACCGCTCAGATCCAGATAATCGTCCCGGGTGATGGCGTGGCCGATAATCTCCCAATGGACCAGATCCCGGGAATGGCTGATCACAATCGCCGGGAAATACTCAAACGTGGAATTCACCATGTAATAATCTTCACCCACCCTGACCACGGAAGGATCAGGAAAGAATCCGGTCAATACCGGATTCGTGTAAAAGGGGGCTTGTTTCATGGTCGCTTCTTCTCCCTCAAAATCGCACCAAAGAAAAACAGTAGGTTACCTGAGACGCTGAAGCTGCCCGGTAGCCTACCGTTATTTCTCCGGCCAGTTTCCGACTGGGTAATGCTGAGCTTATTTCTTCATGGCGGCGTCAAAATCGGCCTTGGCTTTCTCCAGCCGTTTCGCCCAGTCATCCAACATTTCTTTAGCGGTCAGCTTCTTGAGCATGACGGCCTGAATTTCCGGTTCAACCACGCCCGATCGGATCGTGCTATATTCCGGCAGGTAATAGGGGGCGGCGTAAAAATGGGTCCGCGCTCCGGTAAATCCGGCCACGCCCACTTTCATGTAGGGCTTCTCCTGCAGCCAGCTCTCATGGACGCAATCTTGATTGACCGGAATCTCACCCAGGATTTTCGCCCAAGCCGATGCCTGTTCCTTCGAGGCCATGAACTCCATGAACTTCCAGGCGGCGTCTTTGTTCTTGGACAGCTTGAACATTACCAGGCCGGAAGGGTTGGGCGCCGGCAAGTTCAGATAGCCTTTTTGGCTCTTGAGGAAAAACGCTTGAAACTTGGATAAATCGCTGCCAAACGCCTTCTCGTGGGAAGCCGCCGAACCCAGGTTATGAATGATCGTCGCGGCTTTCCCCGACTGGAAGGTCGCCGCCAGTTCCACCCAGTTCTTGGTGATATCGTCTTCCGGGGTGACCCCATTATAGAGGCTCAGATATTTTTCCACGAATTCAACGTGCTTGGGATCATTGACGGTACATTTGCCTTTTTTGGTGAAGAATTCGGTGATCCCCGAATAGGAGTACATCAAATACTCAATGAATAAGGCGCTCCCGTTGCCGCCCCGGATACTCAGGCCATATCTGCCATTCGTTCTATCATTCAGTCTTTTGACGCTGCTGAAAAATTCATCCCAGCTCTCCGGGATCTTGAGGCCCGCCTCTTTAAACCAGTCGCTGCGGGCCCAGACGATCCACCCCGGCCCTCCCGAGATCGGCAGGCCGTAGAGCCGGTGTTTCTTGACGTCCAGATTCTTGAGGTTATTCAGGACATCCTTGCTGTATTTACCTTTCAAGCCGGACTTCTTTAAATAGCTGTCCAAAGGCACCAGGTCGCCTTTGGCGATATAAGTGGATTCGGTAATGATATGGCCGATGTCCGGAGGAGTTCCGGCAGCCAGCGCCATGTCGAGCTTCTGGTTATAATCCTTGGCATTGCCGGGCAAACCGAGAAAATTGACCTTGATATTGGGATATTTGGCCTCAAAGGGTTTGATCACATCTTCCCGGATGACTTGCTCCCGTTCCGGCGTAATATTCACTCCCCAGTAGGAGATGGTAACCCGTTTCTCCGCGGGCTTGGCATAGACGGTAAATCCCAGCGATACCAGCAAGACCGTAGCCATCATCCAATTGATCGTTCTGCGAAACATTTTCTCTTTTCCTCCCTTTTATTTTATCAACCGCACCGGTTCTGGCGGTTTTGAGCCCCATTAGCCCTTGACAGCTCCCGATCCCAACCCGCTGATCAGATATTTCTGAACATAGGCAAACAAGATGAGCGGCGGTATCAGCGCGATCAAGCTTCCCGCGGACAATGACGCGAAGTCGATGCTGTATTCACCGATCATGTAGCGCAGCCCCACCGGAATGGTGAAATTGTTCTGGTCGGTAATGAATGAGAAAGCATGCAAGAAATCGTTCCAGCTATTGATAAAGGCAAATGAAGCGATCGCGACCATGCACGGCAGAATAACCGGCGGTATCAAGGTCGCCAGTATCCTTACCCGGGTGGCTCCGTCCACCATGGCCGCTTCATCCACTTGCACGGGGACATTATCGATAAAGCCCTTCATCAACAGGGTCTGAAACGGAATGGAACCGGCGATCGTGGTAATGATCAAGGCGTACGGCGTATTGATCAGGCCGATATTCTTAAAGATGATGAATTGCGGAATGATGATCATAACCCCCGGGATAAACTGCGTGGCCAGGATGAGCAACATGAACAGTTTCTTTCCTTTGAACTCAAAGCGGCTTAAGGCATAGGCGTTCAATAACGAAAAGAGCAGCACGAAAAGTACGGAGATCACCGCCACAAAGAGGCTGTTATTGAAGTAGGTTATAAAATGATTCTTGGTCCAGACGTACCCGTAGTTCTCCAAGGTCGGCGGATTCGGAAGGTAGCGCACCATGCCGGTCATGACGTCACCCCCCCGCTTCAACGAGGTAGCCAGGGCCCAGAGAAAAGGGGTCGCCACAAAGATCAGCAGCAGCAGCAGGGGCAGATACAATGATATTATCCGGCGGACGGACCTCTTCAGCTTGGTTTTATTCATCGATACCCCTCCCGAACTTGTTGAGACTGAGATAGAGCGCGGCAAAGAGCAACAGGATGCCGAAGATCACGACCGCCAGCGCCGAACCGTAACCGAGATTGCCCTCAACCACCGCGGTTTGCATCAGATAGATCGGCAGCGTGGTCGTGAGCCGCATCGGCCCGCCCCCTGTCAAGGTGAAGATCATATCGATCGAATTGAATTCCCAGATCGACCGCATCAGGGTCGTAAAGACAATCGCCCCTTTTAGGTAAGGCAAAGTGATATAAAAGAATTTTTTTAGCGGACTGCAGCCATCGACGGCGCAGGACTCATAGATCTCCCGCGGGATGGTCTGGAGGGCGGCCAGCAGGGTGATGGCGAAGAACGGCAACCCCCTCCATAATTCGGTGATCACGATGGCGGGAAAAACCGTGTTGGGATTCCCCAGCCAGGCCACGGTATCCTTGAGGACTCCCGTGTCTTTTAGGACGTAATTGAAGAGTCCGATATGCTGATTGAGGATTAGCAGCCAGAGCATCGTCGTGAGCACGCCGGAGACGGCCCAGGGGGCAAACACCAGGACTCGGGCAAGCCCTCGCCCCCTAAAGACCTGATTCAGCAGTAAGGCGACGGCTAAACCGAGCACCAGCTGTAAAAAGACCTCCCAGAAGACCCATTTTGCCGTAAGCAGCAAAGCCGGGTAAAAAAGGGTGTCGCCGCCGAAGATGGTTTGAAAATTTTGTAAACCGGCGAAGCCCGCCTCATACAACCGGGCATAAGAGAAGTTTTGAAGGCTCAGTTGAAATACGCTGGCTACCGGGTAAAAAATGAGGATGCCCAAGAGAATCACAGTGGGCGCGATCAGCAGGTATGGAAAATACTTTTCACTCTTACGGCCGGATGGATTGCTTGCTGCTTTCAGAGCCCGGCCCGGCTCGCTTCCCGATTGAATCATTACTACACCTCGCTAGCGAAGGACTCATGCCGTTGCCTATATTTCGATTGTACCCCGAACCGCCGCGCGATGTAATAAAGCGGATTCGACAGATTGTTTGTTATCTTTCACTCTTTCTTTACAGCGTCATGAATTCCGGAACTCGGTCGGCGTGTAGCCGGTGTATTTCTTGAAAAGCACGCTAAAATACTGGGCGTTGCTATAACCGACTTTCTCAGCCACTTCATAGGTTTTTAAATCGGTGTTCCGGATCAGTTCCTTGGCTTT
This is a stretch of genomic DNA from Hydrogenispora ethanolica. It encodes these proteins:
- a CDS encoding glycoside hydrolase family 43 protein, producing MKQAPFYTNPVLTGFFPDPSVVRVGEDYYMVNSTFEYFPAIVISHSRDLVHWEIIGHAITRDDYLDLSGIDDSHGVWAPDLSYHNGKFYIFATLRLNGEIAEAGRKIIRRQMILTADRPEGPYSKPLFVDVDGIDPSHFVDDDGTHYMVLHQGRLLRLNRDCSAAAGEPVTLWQGTGGKSPEGPHLLKKDGFYYLMLAEGGTEYGHRVTMARSRNLYGPYEPSPYNPVLTQTDPDAPIQRAGHGKLVQTQGGDWWMVYLCGRPNQGRFTTLGRETALDPVRWTEDGWLLVNEGKGPSAIQTVPGLPAVRYAERFRDDFDSVKLSFDWQFVRNPDPAAWSLKERPGYLRILTGNAAPGSKEARNIILRREKHHRYSAGLKLEFHPGCNGEEAGLICYRGLYSFIALCLIYENGLKVRLIENRNNIRRCLGESESIRRNQLFLRVSVDRQLREFYYRDELQNWKMVGRVDDASFLSDEGITIGKHHTGTLVGMYAANGGNGNRVAADFDWFEYCPGE
- a CDS encoding ABC transporter substrate-binding protein, which codes for MFRRTINWMMATVLLVSLGFTVYAKPAEKRVTISYWGVNITPEREQVIREDVIKPFEAKYPNIKVNFLGLPGNAKDYNQKLDMALAAGTPPDIGHIITESTYIAKGDLVPLDSYLKKSGLKGKYSKDVLNNLKNLDVKKHRLYGLPISGGPGWIVWARSDWFKEAGLKIPESWDEFFSSVKRLNDRTNGRYGLSIRGGNGSALFIEYLMYSYSGITEFFTKKGKCTVNDPKHVEFVEKYLSLYNGVTPEDDITKNWVELAATFQSGKAATIIHNLGSAASHEKAFGSDLSKFQAFFLKSQKGYLNLPAPNPSGLVMFKLSKNKDAAWKFMEFMASKEQASAWAKILGEIPVNQDCVHESWLQEKPYMKVGVAGFTGARTHFYAAPYYLPEYSTIRSGVVEPEIQAVMLKKLTAKEMLDDWAKRLEKAKADFDAAMKK
- a CDS encoding carbohydrate ABC transporter permease; the protein is MNKTKLKRSVRRIISLYLPLLLLLIFVATPFLWALATSLKRGGDVMTGMVRYLPNPPTLENYGYVWTKNHFITYFNNSLFVAVISVLFVLLFSLLNAYALSRFEFKGKKLFMLLILATQFIPGVMIIIPQFIIFKNIGLINTPYALIITTIAGSIPFQTLLMKGFIDNVPVQVDEAAMVDGATRVRILATLIPPVILPCMVAIASFAFINSWNDFLHAFSFITDQNNFTIPVGLRYMIGEYSIDFASLSAGSLIALIPPLILFAYVQKYLISGLGSGAVKG
- a CDS encoding carbohydrate ABC transporter permease → MIQSGSEPGRALKAASNPSGRKSEKYFPYLLIAPTVILLGILIFYPVASVFQLSLQNFSYARLYEAGFAGLQNFQTIFGGDTLFYPALLLTAKWVFWEVFLQLVLGLAVALLLNQVFRGRGLARVLVFAPWAVSGVLTTMLWLLILNQHIGLFNYVLKDTGVLKDTVAWLGNPNTVFPAIVITELWRGLPFFAITLLAALQTIPREIYESCAVDGCSPLKKFFYITLPYLKGAIVFTTLMRSIWEFNSIDMIFTLTGGGPMRLTTTLPIYLMQTAVVEGNLGYGSALAVVIFGILLLFAALYLSLNKFGRGIDE